Proteins found in one Synergistota bacterium genomic segment:
- the eno gene encoding phosphopyruvate hydratase: MSRIISVWGREVLDSRGNPTVEAEVVLESGAVGMAIVPSGASTGTFEAIELRDGEKRYGGKGVLKAVQNINEIISQELIGLDAENQAEIDKKMIELDGTPNKSRLGANAILAVSMAVARAMANEIGISLFKYLGGVRAKVLPTPMFNVLNGGKHADNNLDLQEFMIVPIKAPSFREALRMGAEVYHTLKKILKERGLVTSVGDEGGFAPGLSSNEEPLALLVEAIEKAGYKPGEEIALAMDPAASEFFKDGKYHLKADGLELTSEEMVDFYEKLVDKYPIISLEDGLAEEDWEGWKILTQRLGSRIQLVGDDIFVTNPERLGRGIKEGVANAILIKLNQIGTLTETLDVINQAYDAGYSAVVSHRSGETEDTFIADLAVAALTGQIKTGAPARIDRVAKYNQLLRIEEELGVGAIYAGLSKMRYKG; the protein is encoded by the coding sequence TTGAGCAGAATTATAAGTGTATGGGGTAGAGAGGTACTGGATTCACGAGGTAATCCAACGGTCGAGGCTGAAGTCGTTCTTGAAAGCGGTGCGGTTGGTATGGCAATCGTTCCCTCTGGGGCTTCCACGGGCACATTTGAGGCTATTGAGCTGAGAGACGGGGAGAAACGATATGGTGGCAAGGGAGTGTTAAAAGCGGTTCAAAACATAAATGAGATAATTTCTCAAGAGCTTATAGGACTCGATGCGGAGAATCAGGCGGAGATTGATAAGAAAATGATAGAGCTTGATGGCACGCCCAATAAATCCCGGCTTGGAGCTAATGCCATTCTCGCTGTTTCCATGGCGGTTGCACGCGCCATGGCTAATGAGATTGGAATTTCTCTTTTTAAATACCTTGGTGGGGTTAGAGCAAAGGTTCTCCCAACTCCAATGTTTAACGTTCTTAACGGAGGAAAGCACGCTGATAATAACCTCGATTTACAGGAGTTTATGATAGTTCCCATAAAAGCTCCCTCTTTCAGGGAAGCTCTGAGAATGGGAGCTGAGGTCTATCACACTCTTAAAAAGATACTGAAGGAGAGAGGTTTAGTTACATCAGTTGGAGACGAGGGAGGATTTGCTCCGGGGCTTTCCTCTAATGAGGAACCTTTAGCTCTTTTAGTTGAGGCGATAGAAAAGGCAGGCTATAAGCCAGGCGAGGAGATAGCGCTGGCGATGGATCCTGCTGCTTCAGAGTTTTTCAAGGATGGCAAATATCATCTTAAGGCAGACGGTTTAGAGCTAACCTCCGAAGAAATGGTTGATTTCTATGAAAAACTGGTTGATAAGTATCCGATCATCTCCTTGGAAGATGGCCTTGCGGAGGAAGATTGGGAAGGCTGGAAGATCCTTACCCAACGATTAGGGAGCAGAATTCAGCTCGTTGGCGATGACATATTCGTCACGAATCCTGAAAGACTCGGCAGAGGTATAAAGGAAGGGGTAGCTAATGCTATACTTATAAAGTTAAATCAGATAGGTACGCTTACCGAAACTCTTGATGTTATAAACCAAGCATATGATGCTGGATACTCTGCCGTTGTTTCCCACAGATCTGGGGAAACGGAAGATACCTTTATAGCTGATCTCGCAGTGGCCGCTCTGACAGGGCAGATAAAGACGGGTGCCCCAGCAAGGATTGATAGAGTAGCTAAGTATAATCAGCTTTTGAGGATAGAAGAGGAGCTCGGCGTTGGTGCAATATACGCCGGGCTATCTAAGATGAGGTATAAGGGGTAA